From Cellulomonas dongxiuzhuiae, the proteins below share one genomic window:
- a CDS encoding YihY/virulence factor BrkB family protein: MSATTPAPADDAPGAAAHKSDAPAPDDPRKPDSPTDLHRRSWVYVLRTTVREFLGDQCTDLAAALTYYAVLALAPALLAIVSLLSLVDRPDEVIDGIVELGESAGAGEQVESFRPVLENLSDAPAGGLALVVGLVVALWSASGYVAAFSRGMNRIYEVDEGRPIWKLRPLLLLLTAVLVVIAVLVVALLVLSGPVAEAVGEAVGLSSTVLTVWQVVKWPVVVVLVIAAIALLYHGTPNVRQPKFRWVSVGALLALVVWALATAGLGLYAANFASYDETYGSLAGVIVLLLWLWLTNLALLFGAELDAELERGRELQAGIEAERSIQLPPRDTSASDKRREKLEKDVERGRLLREEASRRHRSES; the protein is encoded by the coding sequence ATGAGCGCCACGACCCCCGCTCCCGCCGACGACGCCCCCGGCGCCGCCGCGCACAAGAGCGACGCCCCCGCCCCCGACGACCCGCGCAAGCCGGACTCCCCCACCGACCTGCACCGCCGGTCCTGGGTGTACGTGCTGCGCACGACGGTGCGCGAGTTCCTCGGTGACCAGTGCACCGACCTCGCGGCCGCGCTGACCTACTACGCGGTGCTGGCGCTCGCGCCCGCGCTGCTGGCGATCGTCTCGCTGCTCTCGCTCGTCGACCGGCCGGACGAGGTGATCGACGGCATCGTCGAGCTGGGCGAGAGTGCCGGCGCGGGCGAGCAGGTCGAGAGCTTCCGGCCCGTGCTCGAGAACCTCAGCGACGCGCCCGCGGGGGGCCTGGCGCTCGTCGTCGGGCTCGTCGTCGCGCTGTGGTCCGCGTCCGGGTACGTCGCCGCGTTCAGCCGCGGCATGAACCGCATCTACGAGGTCGACGAGGGCCGCCCGATCTGGAAGCTGCGTCCGCTGCTGCTGCTGCTGACGGCCGTGCTCGTCGTCATCGCCGTGCTGGTCGTGGCGCTGCTGGTGCTGTCCGGGCCGGTCGCCGAGGCCGTCGGCGAGGCCGTCGGGCTCAGCTCGACCGTCCTGACGGTGTGGCAGGTCGTGAAGTGGCCGGTCGTGGTGGTGCTCGTCATCGCGGCCATCGCGCTGCTGTACCACGGGACGCCGAACGTGCGGCAGCCGAAGTTCCGGTGGGTGAGCGTCGGCGCGCTGCTCGCGCTCGTCGTGTGGGCGCTGGCGACGGCCGGGCTCGGGCTCTACGCCGCCAACTTCGCCAGCTACGACGAGACGTACGGCTCGCTCGCCGGCGTCATCGTGCTGCTGCTGTGGCTCTGGCTGACGAACCTGGCCCTGCTGTTCGGTGCCGAGCTCGACGCCGAGCTCGAGCGCGGGCGTGAGCTGCAGGCCGGCATCGAGGCCGAGCGCAGCATCCAGCTCCCGCCGCGGGACACGAGCGCCAGCGACAAGCGCCGCGAGAAGCTCGAGAAGGACGTCGAGCGGGGGCGCCTGCTGCGGGAGGAGGCGTCGCGGCGCCACCGCAGCGAGTCCTGA
- a CDS encoding DUF7927 domain-containing protein gives MENSSRRLRRFGAVLGSVVLLLSLTGVTTAQGSGPGTAPMAVPTPTGNDAVITVRVGGDRVGTTGVTGLAGVTLQLYDGTTSPTTPVAADWATCVSDADGDCSFVVPDTQTGLRACNFFAGANCDRRFWVVQTGVPEGFTQNSVLRTGSGSGTGSELTPYQFRTGEYLRAGNTYTSQSDFMVGTGGTNRSASGGTWQQSRVNPAPLQQCGLNVALVLDLSGSVTASQLVDLKAAADTFVDSLVGTPSQMALFSFSSATPAQGASQNYPGLTQVSTQAGADVFKSRYASWTSGGGTNWDRGLAAAAEAAGTYDLTVVITDGDPTYYSQPAQGPGNYTRLREMENGIFSANELKAEGSRVLAVGVGAGVADAATARNLAAISGPTAYDGTNSSAADYYQVADYTIVGQALRQLALGECAGSLSVVKQIVGPEGDIASATPGGAGWTFNASTATEGVSLETTTATTDATSAVSFPLTYEGGVTSGAIEVQEEPRTGSTLFPVGGANAVCSNLDTGETVTVTNAGDVGFTVDVPSTAAVSCTVYNQEVAPASITVDKEWVVNGAAPVAEGNQPSGLTSQLTLTGPQGAGATPQNWHVTRTGYASGDSVTLNEEIILVAPDVDPDLCEVAAAQVVAVDGQPVTPVDLPETGYQATLHDGDNTYTVRNVIQCESRLTLAKSVEGSADPGLWTLSALPGPDQPAGQLPGPSGQAGTAVVTDQVVTAGVPYQLAESAGPPTYVQDDQRSDLESFPSSTGSWSCIRVAADGTQVPGFTDGLNGGVVVPLATRVTCTATNRTAQLVLAKEVVNDDGGTAVASDFTLSAVPSGTPPVEGLAEIDVTGASAADAQVNEVRPGHTYTLGETGPDGYTLTEISCTVDGVTQVVTEVTVGAGQSELCVFTNDDDPARLTLRKVVDAGSTGATQTPTDWTLTATPQQIAGQDPVSGNGADGVTGVEVLPGGYALSESAVAGFAPGDWSCATADGTAVPVSDDVVTLANGADVTCSITNTAQQPTLTLVKQVVNDAGGTATVADWTLTADGPTTGVTGVTGDAAVTDAPVAVGSYALSEAGPAGYAAGDWACATDETAVPVTDGAVAVGVGQDVTCTIVNEDSPALLTLRKVVDAGTTGATQTPADWTLTATPQGITGQDPVSGDGEDGVTQEEVFAGGYALSESAVAGFAAGDWSCATADGTAVTVTDDVVTLANGADVTCTITNTAQQSTLTLVKEVVNDDGGTAAVADWTLTATGPTTGVTGVTGDAAVTGAPVAVGSYALTEAGPAGYTAGAWECAADDAEVPVTDGAVTVALGQDVTCTVVNDDQPALLTLRKVVDAGATGTTRTPADWTLTATPQGITGQDPVSGDGADGVTAVEVFAGGYALTESTVPGFTAGTWTCATADGTPVTVTAGVVDLANGADVTCTITNTAQPSTLTMVKQVVNDDGGTAAVTDWTHTADGPTAGVTGVTGDAAVTDAPVAVGDYALSEAGPGGYTAGDWACATDETTLPVSDDVVTIDVGQTVTCTIVNDDQPGTLTLVKEVVNDQGGTAEATDWTLTADGPTPLSGTSGSTQVTGVDVDAGEYVLSEADGPAGYAAGAWSCEGGSVTGSTVTVPNGEAVTCTIVNDDQAGLLTLRKVVDAGTTGATQTPADWTLTATPQGIEGQDPVSGDGEDGVTGVEVFAGEYALSESAVAGFAAGDWSCATADGTAVTVADDVVTLANGADVTCTITNTAQPSTLTLVKQVVNDDGGTAVATDWTLTATGPTAGVTGTTGDPAVTSATVAVGDYTLSESGLGGYEGGPWACEADGSSVPVAGGVVTVGLDQDVTCTVVNDDQPATLTLVKRVVNDHGGTAEPAEWTLTADGPTTLTGTSGSEAVTGAQVPAGDYALSEDDGPAGYTTDGWTCEGGTVTGSTVAVGNGDDVTCTVVNTFDAPHLTLVKVVVNEEGGTAVPEDWTLRADGPESVNGATRSEVVTDVPVAPGRYTLSEVDGPQGYTSEGWVCENAEGPVVLEGDVVELAVGDDTTCTVTNTDRSTPATFTVVKDSDPSRDEQVRPGQTITYTVVATVLTGDSVDIEPIVDDLSGVLGSAVLDESSIEASTGTATPSGTSLTWDVGTLVGVQTLTYRVRVNDDVNGEVLTNVVTAPGAEPCVEPPADATPADATPADATPAVLADATAGDVVLVTAPITTLAVADEEACRTTSHPTPTQPAPPVSSGGGWLATTGGTNLGLGGAALALLAIGGALAAGARQRTGAGRKSRDLRG, from the coding sequence ATGGAGAACAGCTCGCGACGCCTGCGTCGATTCGGTGCGGTGCTCGGTTCGGTGGTCCTGCTGCTGAGTCTCACCGGTGTGACGACGGCACAGGGGAGCGGTCCCGGGACCGCGCCGATGGCCGTCCCGACGCCCACCGGGAACGACGCGGTCATCACCGTCCGTGTCGGCGGGGACCGTGTCGGCACCACCGGTGTGACCGGGCTCGCGGGCGTGACGCTCCAGCTCTACGACGGCACCACCTCGCCCACCACGCCCGTCGCGGCGGACTGGGCCACGTGCGTGTCCGACGCGGACGGGGACTGCAGCTTCGTCGTCCCCGACACACAGACCGGTCTGCGCGCGTGCAACTTCTTCGCCGGGGCCAACTGCGACCGCCGGTTCTGGGTGGTGCAGACCGGCGTGCCCGAGGGGTTCACCCAGAACTCGGTGCTGCGCACGGGCAGCGGCAGCGGCACCGGCTCGGAGCTCACGCCGTACCAGTTCCGCACCGGGGAGTACCTGCGCGCAGGCAACACCTACACGTCCCAGTCCGACTTCATGGTCGGGACCGGCGGCACCAACCGCAGCGCGTCGGGCGGCACGTGGCAGCAGTCGCGCGTCAACCCCGCGCCGCTGCAGCAGTGCGGGCTCAACGTCGCGCTCGTCCTGGACCTCTCGGGGTCCGTGACCGCCTCCCAGCTGGTCGACCTCAAGGCCGCGGCCGACACCTTCGTCGACTCGCTCGTCGGCACCCCGTCGCAGATGGCGCTGTTCTCCTTCTCCTCGGCGACCCCTGCCCAAGGCGCCAGCCAGAACTACCCGGGCCTGACCCAGGTGTCGACGCAGGCGGGTGCGGACGTGTTCAAGTCCCGGTACGCGTCGTGGACGTCCGGTGGCGGCACCAACTGGGACCGCGGCCTCGCGGCAGCGGCGGAGGCGGCCGGGACGTACGACCTCACGGTCGTCATCACCGACGGCGACCCCACGTACTACTCGCAGCCCGCGCAGGGACCGGGGAACTACACGCGCCTGCGCGAGATGGAGAACGGGATCTTCTCCGCCAACGAGCTGAAGGCCGAGGGCAGTCGCGTCCTGGCGGTGGGTGTGGGCGCCGGTGTGGCCGACGCCGCCACGGCGCGCAACCTCGCGGCGATCTCCGGCCCCACCGCGTACGACGGGACCAACTCGTCGGCCGCCGACTACTACCAGGTCGCGGACTACACGATCGTCGGGCAGGCCCTGCGTCAGCTCGCGCTCGGCGAGTGCGCGGGTTCGTTGTCCGTGGTCAAGCAGATCGTCGGGCCGGAGGGCGACATCGCGAGCGCGACGCCCGGCGGTGCCGGGTGGACGTTCAACGCGTCGACCGCCACGGAGGGTGTGTCGCTGGAGACGACGACCGCCACGACGGACGCGACGAGCGCCGTGAGCTTCCCGCTGACGTACGAGGGCGGTGTGACGTCCGGGGCCATCGAGGTCCAGGAGGAGCCGCGCACGGGGTCGACGCTCTTCCCGGTGGGCGGGGCGAACGCGGTCTGCAGCAACCTCGACACCGGCGAGACCGTCACGGTCACCAACGCGGGTGACGTCGGGTTCACGGTCGACGTGCCCAGCACCGCGGCCGTGAGCTGCACCGTCTACAACCAGGAGGTGGCGCCCGCCTCGATCACGGTGGACAAGGAGTGGGTCGTCAACGGCGCCGCGCCCGTCGCGGAGGGCAACCAGCCCTCCGGCCTCACGTCCCAGCTCACGCTCACGGGTCCGCAGGGTGCCGGTGCGACGCCTCAGAACTGGCACGTGACGCGTACCGGGTACGCCTCGGGCGACTCCGTCACGTTGAACGAGGAGATCATCCTCGTGGCCCCCGACGTGGACCCGGACCTGTGCGAGGTCGCCGCGGCCCAGGTCGTCGCGGTCGACGGGCAGCCGGTCACGCCGGTCGACCTGCCCGAGACGGGCTACCAGGCGACGCTGCACGACGGCGACAACACCTACACGGTCCGCAACGTCATCCAGTGCGAGTCCCGCCTCACGCTCGCGAAGTCGGTCGAGGGCAGCGCCGACCCGGGCCTGTGGACCCTGTCCGCGCTCCCTGGCCCGGACCAGCCCGCGGGGCAGCTGCCCGGCCCGAGCGGCCAGGCCGGCACCGCCGTCGTGACCGACCAGGTCGTCACCGCCGGCGTGCCGTACCAGCTCGCGGAGTCCGCCGGGCCGCCGACGTACGTCCAGGACGACCAGCGGTCGGACCTCGAGTCCTTCCCGTCGTCGACAGGGTCGTGGAGCTGCATCCGCGTCGCGGCCGACGGCACCCAGGTGCCCGGTTTCACCGACGGCCTCAACGGCGGCGTCGTGGTGCCGCTGGCCACACGCGTGACCTGCACCGCGACCAACCGCACGGCCCAGCTCGTGCTCGCCAAGGAGGTCGTCAACGACGACGGCGGGACGGCCGTGGCGTCCGACTTCACGCTGAGCGCGGTGCCGAGCGGCACGCCGCCCGTCGAGGGGCTCGCCGAGATCGACGTCACCGGTGCGTCCGCCGCGGATGCGCAGGTCAACGAGGTGCGCCCGGGACACACGTACACGTTGGGCGAGACGGGCCCCGACGGGTACACGCTCACCGAGATCAGCTGCACCGTCGACGGGGTGACCCAGGTCGTCACCGAGGTCACGGTGGGAGCCGGGCAGTCGGAGCTGTGCGTGTTCACGAACGACGACGACCCGGCGCGGCTGACGCTGCGCAAGGTGGTCGACGCCGGGAGCACCGGGGCGACGCAGACGCCCACCGACTGGACGCTCACGGCCACGCCGCAGCAGATCGCCGGCCAGGACCCCGTGTCCGGCAACGGCGCCGACGGCGTCACGGGCGTCGAGGTGCTGCCGGGCGGGTACGCGCTCTCGGAGAGCGCGGTGGCGGGGTTCGCGCCGGGTGACTGGTCGTGCGCGACGGCCGACGGCACGGCGGTCCCGGTGTCCGACGACGTGGTGACGCTCGCGAACGGCGCCGACGTCACCTGCAGCATCACCAACACCGCGCAGCAGCCCACGCTGACCCTGGTCAAGCAGGTCGTCAACGACGCGGGCGGCACGGCGACCGTCGCCGACTGGACGCTGACGGCCGACGGTCCGACCACGGGCGTGACGGGCGTGACGGGCGACGCCGCCGTCACCGACGCACCGGTCGCGGTCGGCAGCTACGCGCTGTCCGAGGCGGGGCCCGCCGGGTACGCGGCCGGGGACTGGGCGTGCGCGACGGACGAGACCGCCGTGCCGGTCACCGACGGCGCGGTCGCGGTCGGCGTGGGTCAGGACGTGACGTGCACGATCGTCAACGAGGACTCCCCGGCGCTGCTGACGCTGCGCAAGGTGGTCGACGCGGGCACGACCGGTGCCACGCAGACCCCGGCGGACTGGACGCTGACGGCGACCCCGCAGGGCATCACGGGTCAGGACCCGGTGTCGGGCGACGGCGAGGACGGCGTCACCCAGGAGGAGGTCTTCGCGGGCGGGTACGCGCTGTCGGAGTCGGCGGTCGCCGGGTTCGCGGCGGGCGACTGGTCCTGCGCGACGGCGGACGGCACGGCGGTGACCGTCACGGACGACGTCGTGACCCTGGCCAACGGTGCCGACGTCACCTGCACCATCACCAACACGGCCCAGCAGTCGACGCTGACGCTCGTCAAGGAGGTCGTCAACGACGACGGCGGAACCGCCGCCGTGGCCGACTGGACGCTGACCGCCACCGGTCCGACCACCGGCGTGACCGGCGTGACGGGCGACGCCGCGGTCACCGGTGCGCCGGTCGCCGTGGGCAGCTACGCGCTGACCGAGGCCGGACCGGCCGGCTACACGGCCGGGGCCTGGGAGTGCGCGGCCGACGACGCGGAGGTACCCGTCACCGACGGTGCGGTCACCGTCGCGCTCGGTCAGGACGTGACCTGCACCGTCGTCAACGACGACCAGCCGGCGCTGCTCACGCTGCGCAAGGTGGTCGACGCCGGCGCGACCGGGACGACGCGGACGCCCGCGGACTGGACGCTGACGGCGACCCCGCAGGGCATCACGGGTCAGGACCCGGTGTCCGGCGACGGTGCCGACGGCGTGACCGCCGTCGAGGTGTTCGCCGGCGGGTACGCGCTCACGGAGTCGACGGTCCCCGGGTTCACGGCGGGCACGTGGACCTGCGCGACGGCCGACGGCACGCCCGTCACCGTCACGGCCGGGGTCGTGGACCTGGCCAACGGTGCGGACGTGACCTGCACGATCACCAACACCGCGCAGCCCTCGACGCTGACGATGGTCAAGCAGGTCGTGAACGACGACGGTGGGACCGCCGCCGTGACCGACTGGACGCACACGGCCGACGGGCCGACGGCCGGGGTGACCGGCGTGACCGGTGACGCGGCCGTCACCGACGCGCCCGTCGCGGTCGGCGACTACGCGCTGAGCGAGGCCGGACCCGGCGGGTACACCGCCGGGGACTGGGCGTGCGCGACGGACGAGACCACCCTGCCGGTCAGCGACGACGTCGTCACGATCGATGTGGGGCAGACCGTCACGTGCACGATCGTCAACGACGACCAGCCCGGGACGCTCACGCTCGTCAAGGAGGTCGTCAACGACCAGGGCGGCACGGCCGAGGCCACGGACTGGACGCTGACGGCCGACGGCCCGACGCCCCTGTCCGGCACGAGCGGCAGCACGCAGGTGACCGGGGTCGACGTGGACGCGGGCGAATACGTCCTGTCGGAGGCCGACGGACCGGCGGGCTACGCGGCCGGCGCCTGGAGCTGCGAGGGCGGCTCGGTGACGGGCAGCACGGTCACCGTGCCCAACGGCGAGGCCGTCACCTGCACCATCGTCAACGACGACCAGGCCGGGCTGCTGACGCTGCGCAAGGTGGTCGACGCGGGCACGACCGGGGCGACGCAGACCCCGGCGGACTGGACGCTGACGGCGACCCCGCAGGGGATCGAGGGTCAGGACCCGGTGTCCGGCGACGGCGAGGACGGCGTCACCGGCGTCGAGGTCTTCGCGGGTGAGTACGCGTTGTCGGAGTCGGCGGTCGCGGGGTTCGCGGCCGGTGACTGGTCGTGCGCGACGGCCGACGGCACCGCCGTCACGGTCGCGGACGACGTGGTGACGCTGGCCAACGGCGCCGACGTGACCTGCACGATCACCAACACGGCCCAGCCCTCGACGCTGACGCTGGTGAAGCAGGTCGTCAACGACGACGGCGGCACCGCGGTGGCGACCGACTGGACGCTGACCGCCACGGGCCCGACCGCGGGCGTCACGGGGACGACCGGTGACCCGGCGGTCACGAGTGCGACCGTCGCCGTCGGGGACTACACGCTGAGCGAGTCCGGCCTGGGCGGCTACGAGGGCGGGCCGTGGGCGTGCGAGGCGGACGGGTCGAGCGTCCCGGTGGCCGGCGGCGTGGTGACGGTGGGCCTCGACCAGGACGTCACGTGCACGGTCGTCAACGACGACCAGCCCGCGACGCTCACGCTGGTCAAGCGCGTCGTCAACGACCACGGCGGCACCGCCGAACCCGCCGAGTGGACGCTGACCGCGGACGGTCCCACGACCCTCACCGGCACCAGCGGCAGCGAGGCCGTCACCGGCGCCCAGGTCCCCGCCGGCGACTACGCGCTGTCGGAGGACGACGGCCCGGCCGGGTACACCACCGACGGGTGGACCTGCGAGGGCGGGACGGTCACCGGGTCGACGGTCGCGGTCGGCAACGGCGACGACGTCACGTGCACCGTGGTCAACACGTTCGACGCCCCGCACCTGACGCTCGTCAAGGTCGTCGTCAACGAGGAGGGCGGCACGGCGGTCCCCGAGGACTGGACGCTGCGGGCCGACGGGCCCGAGTCGGTCAACGGTGCGACGCGCAGCGAGGTCGTCACCGACGTCCCGGTGGCCCCGGGCCGGTACACCCTGTCCGAGGTCGACGGTCCCCAGGGGTACACCTCCGAGGGCTGGGTCTGCGAGAACGCCGAGGGGCCGGTCGTGCTCGAGGGTGACGTCGTCGAGCTCGCCGTGGGCGACGACACGACGTGCACCGTCACCAACACCGACCGCAGCACCCCGGCGACGTTCACGGTCGTCAAGGACAGCGACCCGTCCCGGGACGAGCAGGTGCGGCCCGGGCAGACCATCACCTACACCGTCGTGGCCACGGTCCTCACCGGTGACTCCGTCGACATCGAGCCGATCGTCGACGACCTGTCCGGCGTGCTCGGCTCCGCCGTCCTCGACGAGAGCAGCATCGAGGCCAGCACGGGCACCGCCACGCCGTCCGGGACCAGCCTGACCTGGGACGTCGGCACGCTCGTGGGCGTGCAGACGCTGACGTACCGGGTGCGCGTCAACGACGACGTGAACGGTGAGGTGCTGACGAACGTCGTCACCGCACCGGGCGCGGAACCGTGCGTCGAGCCGCCCGCGGACGCCACGCCGGCGGACGCCACGCCCGCGGACGCCACGCCCGCAGTGCTCGCCGACGCCACGGCCGGCGACGTCGTCCTCGTGACCGCGCCGATCACGACGCTCGCGGTCGCCGACGAGGAGGCGTGCCGGACCACGAGCCACCCGACACCGACGCAGCCGGCACCGCCGGTGTCGTCGGGCGGCGGGTGGCTCGCCACCACCGGTGGGACGAACCTGGGGCTCGGTGGGGCGGCGCTCGCGCTGCTCGCGATCGGGGGCGCCCTGGCCGCGGGTGCACGGCAGCGCACGGGCGCCGGCAGGAAGAGCCGCGACCTGCGGGGGTGA
- the ligD gene encoding non-homologous end-joining DNA ligase LigD, protein MTPRTRDTVTPDTPDEADALDTYRSMRDFTRTAEPAGAAPEPSDGPERRFVVQRHRARRLHYDVRFEIDGVLVSWAVPKGPTLDPAARRMAVHVEDHPLEYEAFEGVIPHGQYGGGDVIVWDRGTWRPYKTDDPAAEVRDGQLHAELSGERLRGKFLLVRRDDARSGKEQWLMFHKRDEHAVDGWDAEDHPTSVVSGRTNDEVAAAPDRLWRSGVPADRAEVETHPAVPDVAGPSDDELAALDDLGASGTWEVFGRRLRVTNLDKELFPGRDDEPPVTKRELLRYAARIAPVALPYLAGRPLNMHRFPQGAATRGFWHKQLPDHAPDWVPRWDRPDADPGESTTYLVVDEPAALVWAANFGALEWHAWTSRTSAPDLPTYALIDLDPGTSTAWEDVLLLARLHRDAFAHVGVQAFPKLTGRRGIQVWVPVTVGPSFDETRAWVERLSRTVGKVVPDLVSWRWEVRERGGQARLDYTQNAINKTLVAPYSPRAAAGAPVSAPITWDELDEPWLRPDAFTVRTVLERVAERGDPFRGALTGDQVLPPLR, encoded by the coding sequence CTGACGCCGCGGACGCGTGACACCGTCACGCCCGACACTCCCGACGAGGCCGACGCGCTCGACACCTACCGCTCGATGCGCGACTTCACGCGCACGGCCGAGCCCGCCGGTGCGGCCCCGGAGCCGTCCGACGGACCCGAGCGGCGGTTCGTGGTGCAACGGCACCGGGCCCGCCGGTTGCACTACGACGTGCGGTTCGAGATCGACGGCGTCCTGGTCAGCTGGGCCGTGCCGAAGGGCCCGACGCTGGACCCCGCCGCGCGCCGCATGGCCGTGCACGTCGAGGACCACCCGCTGGAGTACGAGGCGTTCGAGGGCGTGATCCCGCACGGGCAGTACGGCGGCGGTGACGTGATCGTGTGGGACCGCGGGACGTGGCGTCCGTACAAGACCGACGACCCGGCGGCCGAGGTCCGCGACGGGCAGCTGCACGCCGAGCTCTCCGGCGAGCGGCTGCGCGGGAAGTTCCTGCTCGTGCGCCGCGACGACGCACGCTCCGGCAAGGAGCAGTGGCTCATGTTCCACAAGCGCGACGAGCACGCCGTCGACGGCTGGGACGCCGAGGACCACCCGACGTCCGTGGTGTCCGGGCGCACCAACGACGAGGTCGCGGCAGCGCCCGACCGGCTGTGGCGCTCGGGCGTGCCGGCCGACCGCGCGGAGGTCGAGACGCACCCGGCCGTGCCGGACGTCGCGGGCCCGTCGGACGACGAGCTCGCCGCGCTCGACGACCTGGGCGCGTCGGGCACGTGGGAGGTCTTCGGGCGTCGGCTGCGCGTCACCAACCTCGACAAGGAGCTGTTCCCGGGTCGCGACGACGAGCCGCCAGTCACCAAGCGCGAGCTGCTGCGCTACGCGGCGCGCATCGCCCCCGTCGCGCTGCCGTACCTCGCGGGCCGCCCGCTCAACATGCACCGCTTCCCGCAGGGCGCCGCGACGCGCGGGTTCTGGCACAAGCAGCTCCCCGACCACGCGCCCGACTGGGTGCCCCGCTGGGACCGGCCCGACGCGGACCCCGGCGAGTCGACCACGTACCTCGTCGTCGACGAGCCCGCGGCACTCGTGTGGGCCGCGAACTTCGGTGCGCTCGAGTGGCACGCGTGGACGTCGCGGACCAGCGCACCCGACCTGCCGACGTATGCCCTGATCGACCTCGACCCCGGCACCTCGACGGCGTGGGAGGACGTCCTGCTGCTCGCCCGGCTGCACCGCGACGCGTTCGCGCACGTCGGCGTGCAGGCGTTCCCCAAGCTCACGGGCCGCCGCGGCATCCAGGTGTGGGTGCCGGTCACCGTCGGGCCGTCGTTCGACGAGACGCGCGCGTGGGTCGAGCGGCTCTCGCGCACCGTCGGCAAGGTCGTGCCCGACCTGGTGAGCTGGCGCTGGGAGGTGCGCGAGCGCGGCGGCCAGGCGCGCCTGGACTACACGCAGAACGCGATCAACAAGACGCTCGTCGCGCCGTACAGCCCGCGGGCCGCCGCGGGCGCGCCGGTCTCCGCGCCGATCACGTGGGACGAGCTCGACGAGCCGTGGCTGCGTCCCGACGCGTTCACGGTCCGCACCGTCCTGGAGCGCGTCGCCGAGCGCGGCGACCCGTTCCGCGGCGCGCTCACGGGCGACCAGGTGCTCCCGCCCCTGCGCTGA
- a CDS encoding SDR family oxidoreductase, which yields MASQDTDTTRTDQLTFQDPVERYPSISPPEDQQPEPGSQQDLTPAADLGEFSYRGTGRLTGRKALVTGGDSGIGAAVAIAFAREGADVAITYLPAEEEDAREVERIITETGRKAALLPGDLTDAEFCAEVVDRAVSALGGLDILVNNAGKQIATESIEEITDEQLESTYQANILAMFRLVKASLKHLQPGSAIINTTSVQAYQPSPTLLDYASTKAAINNFTKGLAQQLAPQGIRVNAVAPGPIWTPLQPSGGQMPEQLPEFGQSVPLGRAGQPTELAPAYVFLASPESSYVLGETLNVNGGSPTP from the coding sequence GTGGCATCGCAGGACACCGACACCACCCGCACCGACCAGCTCACGTTCCAGGACCCCGTCGAGCGCTACCCGTCGATCTCCCCGCCGGAGGACCAGCAGCCCGAACCCGGCTCGCAGCAGGATCTGACGCCCGCGGCGGACCTCGGCGAGTTCTCCTACCGCGGGACGGGCCGGCTGACGGGCCGCAAGGCGCTGGTGACCGGCGGCGACTCGGGCATCGGCGCGGCGGTCGCGATCGCGTTCGCGCGCGAGGGCGCTGACGTCGCGATCACGTACCTGCCGGCCGAGGAGGAGGACGCGCGCGAGGTCGAGCGGATCATCACCGAGACCGGCCGGAAGGCAGCACTGCTGCCGGGGGACCTGACGGACGCGGAGTTCTGCGCCGAGGTCGTCGACCGCGCGGTGAGCGCGCTGGGCGGCCTGGACATCCTGGTGAACAACGCGGGCAAGCAGATCGCGACCGAGAGCATCGAGGAGATCACCGACGAGCAGCTCGAGTCGACGTACCAGGCGAACATCCTGGCGATGTTCCGGCTGGTGAAGGCGTCGCTCAAGCACCTGCAGCCCGGCTCGGCGATCATCAACACCACCTCCGTGCAGGCGTACCAGCCGTCGCCGACGCTGCTGGACTACGCGTCGACGAAGGCCGCGATCAACAACTTCACGAAGGGCCTCGCGCAGCAGCTCGCGCCCCAGGGCATCCGCGTCAACGCGGTCGCCCCCGGACCCATCTGGACCCCGCTGCAGCCGTCGGGCGGTCAGATGCCCGAGCAGCTGCCGGAGTTCGGCCAGTCGGTCCCGCTGGGCCGCGCCGGGCAGCCGACCGAGCTCGCACCCGCGTACGTGTTCCTCGCGTCGCCGGAGTCGAGCTACGTCCTGGGCGAGACCCTCAACGTCAACGGCGGCTCGCCGACCCCCTGA